A genomic stretch from Theobroma cacao cultivar B97-61/B2 chromosome 4, Criollo_cocoa_genome_V2, whole genome shotgun sequence includes:
- the LOC18602017 gene encoding LEAF RUST 10 DISEASE-RESISTANCE LOCUS RECEPTOR-LIKE PROTEIN KINASE-like 2.4 isoform X2: MHCRRFLPSLFPLSFFLVLLVIVRIPQSLGNPDGYSACRDPRFECGGISIGYPFSGDGIPPGCGHPGLQLYCENNIVTIEILDVRYQVLRIGEDNQTLQIARKDFMTDFCHPQFESSAFDSTLFNIFPGYTNVALFYDCTSAIPHSLGSYDCNGSHKNVSIISSAFIREVCARNITVPISETSLPRIANSASLLEEALKTGFEVELNVSLKVDSKACQKCRDTGGTCGFDFQNHTNCYCLNDPGLSLKECPPPPPSQANTAEQDEKKPDVSLITGFGIAGAVIAGILLGMGFLCLKQRKENSVHLRLPMNHNGSIEAFIKKYGCLAPKRYSYIDIKKMTNKFKDKLGQGGYGSVYKGKLPDGRLVAVKVLSESKGNGEEFMNEVASISRTSHVNIVTLLGFCYEISKRALVYEFMPHGSLDKFIYNQGSMNQPRQLEWKTLYDIALGIARGLEYLHQGCNTRILHFDIKPHNILLDESFGPKISDFGLSKLCERKDSIISMTGARGTAGYIAPEVFCRNFGGVSHKSDVYSYGMMVLEMVGGRKNIDVEVSQTSEIYFPSWVYKHLDQPIDLSLDGVTGEEEEEITRKLIVVSLWCIQTSPSDWPSMTKVLEMLTGSLQSLAIPPRPFVTSPVRLPKASSTTSSLTLA; encoded by the exons ATGCACTGCCGCCGTTTCCTACCATCACTCTTtccactttctttttttctcgtATTACTTGTCATAGTTAGGATTCCTCAGTCATTAGGGAACCCTGACGGCTACAGTGCCTGCCGTGATCCACGGTTCGAATGTGGAGGCATCTCCATTGGTTATCCTTTCTCTGGAGATGGCATACCACCTGGTTGTGGGCATCCTGGTCTGCAGCTCTATTGCGAAAACAATATTGTCACCATAGAGATTCTTGATGTAAGATATCAGGTGCTGCGCATCGGTGAGGATAACCAAACTCTGCAGATTGCGAGAAAGGATTTCATGACTGACTTTTGTCACCCACAATTTGAAAGCTCCGCCTTTGATTCTACCCTCTTCAACATTTTTCCTGGTTATACCAATGTTGCTCTGTTTTATGACTGCACATCTGCGATCCCACATAGCCTCGGAAGCTACGATTGTAATGGCAGTCACAAGAATGTTTCCATCATATCATCAGCTTTTATTCGTGAAGTATGCGCTCGTAATATCACTGTTCCGATTTCTGAAACTTCCCTTCCAAGAATTGCCAATTCCGCATCGCTTTTAGAAGAAGCTTTAAAAACAGGATTCGAGGTAGAATTGAATGTGTCTTTGAAGGTGGATAGCAAAGCATGTCAGAAGTGCAGGGATACCGGTGGAACTTGTGGTTTTGACTTTCAGAATCACACAAATTGCTACTGCCTAAATGATCCTGGGTTGTCTTTGAAGGAATGCCCTCCCCCGCCCCCCTCCCAAGCCAACACCGCCGAACAAG ATGAAAAGAAACCCGATGTCAGCCTTATAACAG GCTTTGGAATAGCTGGTGCGGTTATAGCTGGTATACTTCTAGGCATGGGATTTTTATGCCTCAAACAACGGAAGGAAAATTCAGTGCATCTCAGACTGCCGATGAACCATAATGGAAGCATTGAGGCATTCATTAAGAAGTATGGTTGTCTTGCTCCAAAGCGATATTCATACATAGAtattaagaaaatgacaaataagTTCAAGGATAAACTAGGTCAAGGAGGATATGGCAGTGTATACAAAGGAAAATTGCCAGATGGTCGTCTTGTGGCGGTGAAAGTCCTAAGTGAATCAAAGGGGAATGGCGAGGAATTTATGAATGAAGTGGCTAGCATTAGTAGAACATCTCATGTCAATATAGTGACTCTTCTAGGCTTTTGTTATGAGATATCGAAAAGAGCTCTAGTCTACGAATTCATGCCCCATGGATCGTTGGataaattcatttataatcAAGGATCTATGAATCAACCTCGTCAATTAGAGTGGAAAACTTTGTATGACATTGCACTTGGCATTGCTAGAGGACTAGAATACTTGCATCAAGGTTGTAACACAAGAATCTTGCACTTTGACATAAAACCTCACAATATCCTTTTAGATGAGAGCTTTGGTCCCAAGATCTCTGATTTTGGTTTGTCGAAATTATGTGAAAGAAAGGACAGTATTATTTCCATGACAGGTGCTAGAGGAACAGCTGGATATATTGCTCCCGAAGTATTTTGTCGAAACTTTGGAGGAGTTTCTCACAAGTCTGATGTCTACAGCTATGGAATGATGGTCCTTGAAATGGTTGGAGGAAGGAAAAATATCGATGTCGAAGTGTCCCAAACCAGTGAAATATATTTTCCCTCATGGGTTTATAAGCATCTTGATCAGCCTATAGATTTGAGTCTTGATGGAGTAACAGgtgaagaggaagaagaaataacAAGGAAGTTGATTGTAGTGAGCCTTTGGTGCATTCAAACCAGTCCATCGGATTGGCCATCAATGACCAAGGTGCTAGAAATGTTGACAGGAAGTCTTCAATCATTAGCAATTCCACCTAGACCTTTTGTAACTTCTCCTGTACGACTCCCTAAAGCTTCTTCCACAACGTCATCGTTGACGTTGGCTTAG
- the LOC18602019 gene encoding LEAF RUST 10 DISEASE-RESISTANCE LOCUS RECEPTOR-LIKE PROTEIN KINASE-like 2.1, whose protein sequence is MSASAMHHLHITAAFLFVLLVTIFLSIQAPVCLGSDYEKFAGCNQTFHCGIIENISYPFRQRGSPEYCGQPGFELFCEDGKPMITIMSQSYQILEFNMSLKALTVARTDYLYSLCPKHLVNTSLGLGPFHSAWNNKQITLYYGCRSPVANQSTELSDRQFHCTINGTDVLGYFAIPPALGNLSATVSDALASCRSSVIVPAFASVVQYLEYNSNSTNLNVALANGFGLEWTIANDSPGSSDGINLKLKLIIGLAVAAATIIVAGVVVVTFRLKNISLSRGMFMNFNQGKRNDRERIEAFILQYGSELTPKRYSYADIMKITKSFKDELGEGGFGAVYKGKLPDGRLVAVKVLRESKGDGEEFINEVASISRTSHVNIVPFLGFCYEGSMRALIYEFMPNGSLDKFICHQGLPREIHHLELKTLYEIAIGIARGLEYLHGGCNTRILHFDIKPHNILLDENFCPKISDFGLAKLCELKQSMLSMISARGTIGYIAPEFLCRSFGRVSHKSDVYSYGMMVLEMFGEKKDVHIEGSETSEMNFPLQIYEHLEQGADLNLKGITVDDEEITRKMIIVSLWCIQTNPSDRPSMTKVLEMLQGSIQSLGKPPRPLLYSPARSPQNSSTKTLFSQTFVMDNSQSEFF, encoded by the exons ATGAGCGCTTCTGCTATGCATCATCTCCATATTACAGCAGCTTTTCTGTTTGTTCTACTAGTCACAATCTTTTTGTCCATCCAAGCTCCGGTTTGTTTGGGCAGCGACTATGAGAAATTTGCAGGATGCAACCAAACTTTTCATTGTGGGATCATCGAAAATATCAGTTATCCCTTTCGGCAGCGAGGTAGCCCAGAGTACTGTGGTCAGCCTGGATTTGAGTTATTTTGCGAGGACGGTAAACCCATGATTACAATCATGTCGCAAAGTTACCAAATACTTGAGTTCAATATGTCTCTTAAAGCTCTCACTGTTGCTCGAACTGATTATTTGTATAGTCTTTGTCCGAAGCACCTTGTCAACACCTCTTTGGGTCTTGGCCCTTTCCACTCTGCATGGAATAACAAGCAAATAACACTTTATTATGGTTGTCGTTCCCCCGTGGCAAATCAGTCTACGGAGCTTTCTGATCGTCAGTTTCATTGTACCATAAATGGAACTGATGTGTTAGGCTACTTTGCGATCCCGCCTGCCCTTGGCAACCTTTCAGCTACAGTGAGTGATGCCTTGGCATCATGTCGTAGCAGTGTTATTGTTCCAGCATTTGCTTCTGTAGTTCAGTACTTGGAGTACAATTCAAATTCAACAAATCTGAATGTTGCCCTTGCTAATGGCTTTGGACTAGAGTGGACGATTGCAAATGATTCCCCAG GGTCATCAGATGGCATCAATTTAAAGCTTAAATTAATCATAG GTTTGGCAGTGGCTGCAGCTACTATTATTGTAGCTGGTGTTGTGGTGGTTACCTTCAGGCTTAAGAATATATCATTGTCAAGGGGAATGTTCATGAACTTCAATCAAGGCAAAAGGAATGACAGGGAAAGGATTGAGGCATTCATTTTGCAGTATGGTTCTGAACTTACTCCAAAACGATATTCTTATGCAGACATCATGAAAATAACCAAGTCATTCAAAGACGAACTGGGTGAAGGGGGATTTGGCGCAGTATATAAAGGTAAATTACCCGATGGCCGTCTTGTTGCAGTGAAAGTCCTAAGGGAATCCAAGGGGGATGGAGAGGAATTCATTAATGAAGTGGCCAGCATTAGTAGAACTTCCCATGTCAATATAGTGCCATTTCTGGGTTTTTGTTATGAGGGCTCAATGAGAGCTCTAATCTATGAATTCATGCCCAATGGGTCTTTAGATAAGTTCATTTGCCATCAAGGATTGCCACGCGAAATCCATCACCTAGAGCTGAAAACATTGTATGAAATTGCAATTGGCATTGCTAGAGGGCTGGAATACTTACACGGAGGTTGCAACACAAGGATTTTACACTTTGACATAAAACCTCACAACATTCTACTGGATGAAAActtttgtccaaaaatttctGATTTTGGTCTTGCTAAATTATGTGAGCTGAAGCAGAGTATGCTTTCCATGATCAGTGCTAGAGGAACTATCGGATATATTGCTCCAGAGTTTTTATGCCGAAGCTTTGGAAGGGTTTCCCACAAGTCTGATGTTTATAGCTATGGGATGATGGTCCTTGAAATGTTTGGCGAAAAGAAAGATGTTCATATTGAAGGGTCTGAGACTAGTGAAATGAACTTTCCTTTACAGATTTACGAGCACCTTGAACAGGGAGCAGATTTGAATCTTAAAGGGATCACAGTTGACGATGAAGAAATAACAAGAAAGATGATTATAGTGAGCTTGTGGTGCATTCAAACTAATCCATCTGATCGACCATCAATGACTAAGGTCCTAGAGATGTTACAAGGAAGCATCCAATCTTTAGGAAAGCCACCGAGACCTTTGCTGTATTCTCCTGCAAGATCTCCCCAGAACTCATCCAcaaaaactttattttcaCAAACTTTTGTCATGGACAACAGTCAATCAGAGTTCTTCTAG